One Oryzomonas sagensis genomic region harbors:
- a CDS encoding FUSC family protein, which translates to MSVCGADTVKSPFGTVWRELLFWGRTDGLDWIFVFKIILAAFLAMWISMQLRLDQPRTAMMTAVIVMQQQTGLVLVKSIYRIGATIAGILVGLLLLGLFAQEPVLYVLGLAVWVGLCTAGSAFYRNFRSYGCVLAGYSAAMMGQFSIPEPTAFFSIASTRLTEITLGILCAGVVSDVVFPRRLSDAITSNVQNRYREFIAFIRASLSGAAGRAELDSMRLRLVGNVLSLESIRSNAVLEDPEVRGRDLRLRKLNSEFMAVTTTFSSFQHLLKRLTKNATPAGLALTGLWESFGETVVTKGEIPANADAAHQAARRIAAFRAVLGRRIEEVRKNITADGDPQTALDFATAVELLHRFLRELHAYTQTYATLPNAENEPNTPDDIDFSVRTDPVVALLSGGRAFVGIIVIGWFWIASAWPYGTSALTFVAIASALFASAPDPSRNTNRMFIGHLAGLVAAFAYKFLVMPDMDGFALLCASMLPFLMVGLYLRTRPGLVDIGFGYTVFFIQMTNPSNTMQFNPVDFINDGCGVLVGVVVAGVLYRTLIPVSGSWLKRRLARQIRHQVIMACFAPLAGLRNRFESGTRDLLHKQAAVQKIADEQDRRLLALMFSVVEIGRAVIHLRQDAGSLRMPQPLADSVQDVLSSTALFFRRPTATFHDAALDRVTSAIKTIRLETESAAACACPRNVLNRMLASLHLIRTALLDEDVLVAVTADSPSANLLGVIPHAA; encoded by the coding sequence ATGAGCGTTTGCGGGGCGGATACCGTAAAATCCCCGTTCGGCACGGTATGGCGGGAACTGCTCTTTTGGGGCAGGACCGACGGCTTGGATTGGATCTTCGTGTTCAAGATCATCCTGGCCGCATTCCTGGCGATGTGGATATCCATGCAACTGCGGCTCGATCAGCCGCGCACGGCCATGATGACCGCAGTCATCGTCATGCAGCAGCAAACCGGCCTGGTCCTGGTGAAGAGCATCTATCGCATCGGCGCCACGATTGCCGGCATTCTCGTCGGCCTCCTGCTTTTGGGCCTGTTTGCCCAGGAGCCGGTGCTCTATGTACTCGGGCTGGCCGTGTGGGTCGGGCTCTGTACCGCCGGCTCGGCTTTCTACCGCAATTTCAGGTCCTATGGCTGCGTCCTGGCCGGGTATTCGGCGGCCATGATGGGCCAATTCTCCATACCGGAGCCCACGGCATTCTTCTCCATCGCCTCCACCCGGCTTACCGAGATCACCCTGGGTATCCTGTGTGCCGGCGTCGTCAGCGACGTCGTCTTCCCGCGGCGCCTTTCCGATGCCATTACCAGCAACGTCCAGAACCGCTACAGGGAATTCATCGCTTTCATCCGGGCATCGCTCTCCGGCGCGGCCGGACGGGCCGAGCTCGACAGTATGCGACTCCGACTGGTCGGCAATGTGCTCTCACTCGAATCGATCCGCAGCAATGCGGTCCTGGAAGACCCGGAAGTACGGGGCCGCGACCTCAGGCTGCGGAAGCTCAACAGTGAATTCATGGCGGTAACCACCACCTTCAGCTCATTCCAGCACCTTTTGAAGAGGCTGACGAAAAACGCAACCCCAGCGGGTCTGGCTCTCACCGGCCTGTGGGAATCATTCGGCGAGACGGTCGTTACCAAAGGTGAGATCCCGGCGAATGCCGATGCGGCGCATCAGGCCGCACGACGGATCGCCGCCTTCCGCGCAGTGCTGGGACGCCGCATCGAGGAAGTGCGGAAAAACATCACGGCTGATGGTGACCCCCAAACCGCGCTGGATTTTGCGACAGCCGTGGAACTTCTGCATCGCTTCCTGCGGGAGTTGCATGCTTACACCCAAACCTACGCCACCCTGCCGAACGCTGAAAATGAACCGAATACCCCGGACGATATCGACTTTTCCGTTCGAACCGACCCGGTAGTCGCTCTCTTGTCGGGGGGAAGGGCCTTTGTCGGGATCATCGTGATCGGGTGGTTCTGGATCGCTTCCGCATGGCCCTATGGCACCAGCGCCCTCACCTTTGTCGCCATCGCCAGCGCCCTGTTCGCCTCGGCCCCCGATCCATCGAGAAACACCAACAGGATGTTCATCGGCCACCTGGCCGGCCTCGTTGCCGCATTCGCGTACAAGTTCCTTGTCATGCCCGACATGGACGGATTTGCACTCCTCTGCGCAAGTATGCTTCCTTTTCTGATGGTCGGACTGTATCTCCGCACCCGCCCCGGCCTCGTCGATATCGGCTTCGGTTACACCGTTTTTTTCATCCAGATGACAAACCCCAGCAATACCATGCAATTCAACCCGGTGGACTTTATCAATGACGGTTGTGGCGTTCTCGTGGGGGTAGTGGTGGCGGGGGTCCTGTACCGCACGCTGATACCCGTGTCCGGTTCCTGGCTCAAGCGGCGCTTGGCCCGCCAGATTCGCCATCAGGTGATCATGGCCTGCTTTGCCCCCCTTGCCGGTCTCAGGAATCGCTTCGAAAGCGGCACCCGTGATTTGCTGCATAAACAGGCTGCCGTGCAGAAAATAGCGGATGAGCAGGACCGGAGACTGCTGGCCCTGATGTTCTCGGTCGTCGAAATCGGCCGGGCCGTAATCCACCTGCGCCAGGATGCCGGGTCGCTCCGGATGCCTCAACCGCTGGCCGACAGCGTGCAGGACGTGTTGTCCTCCACGGCGCTCTTTTTCAGACGGCCGACTGCAACCTTTCATGATGCCGCCCTTGACCGCGTGACCAGTGCCATCAAGACCATCCGCCTCGAAACCGAATCAGCAGCAGCATGCGCATGCCCCCGGAATGTCCTGAATCGTATGCTTGCTTCGCTGCACCTCATCCGGACTGCGCTGCTGGACGAGGATGTCCTTGTTGCCGTTACGGCCGACAGTCCGTCGGCCAACCTTTTAGGAGTGATCCCCCATGCCGCGTGA
- a CDS encoding DUF1656 domain-containing protein, with protein MPREFALLDALVPTLFLAFLVSVVSHTLLDRIMGRCGIYRHVWHPPLFRLSVFVCIFGAFGLLVLR; from the coding sequence ATGCCGCGTGAATTTGCCCTGCTTGACGCACTTGTGCCCACCCTGTTTCTGGCGTTTCTGGTGAGCGTCGTTTCCCATACCTTACTGGACAGGATCATGGGGCGATGCGGAATCTATCGGCACGTCTGGCATCCACCGCTGTTCCGGCTCAGCGTCTTCGTCTGCATCTTCGGCGCGTTCGGGCTGTTGGTCCTCCGCTAG
- a CDS encoding HlyD family secretion protein, which yields MNSPWTRDGRVRADVVRVAADVSGIVVHVAVKDNQLVHKGDLLFTVDRERYRLAWERANAVLAARKADMSMRQQEARRREGLENVVVSTEILENSRSQADSAAALYQEALVMAETAKLNLNRTEVRSPVEGYITNLSVHPGDFATAGEAKLAVIDRNSFWVYGYFEETKLHLLHQGDQVDIRLLGNAPVLKGHIESLARGISDHDNPTSRELLSDVNPVFNWVRLAQRLPVRIRLDPLPAGVQIAAGMTCTVIVCPPLPPKKAASSH from the coding sequence ATGAACTCCCCCTGGACCCGTGACGGAAGGGTTCGTGCCGACGTGGTCAGGGTCGCGGCCGACGTGTCCGGCATTGTTGTGCATGTTGCCGTCAAGGACAACCAGCTGGTCCACAAGGGGGACCTCCTGTTTACCGTTGACCGGGAGCGCTACCGGCTGGCATGGGAGAGGGCCAATGCCGTTCTTGCGGCCCGGAAAGCGGATATGTCGATGCGGCAGCAGGAAGCGCGGCGACGCGAGGGCCTGGAAAACGTCGTCGTTTCCACCGAAATCCTTGAAAATTCCAGGTCTCAGGCCGATTCTGCCGCGGCGCTGTATCAGGAGGCCCTGGTGATGGCGGAAACGGCAAAACTGAACCTCAACCGTACTGAAGTGCGCTCACCGGTGGAGGGCTACATCACGAACCTGAGCGTTCACCCCGGTGACTTTGCGACGGCGGGGGAGGCAAAGCTGGCCGTTATCGACAGGAATTCGTTCTGGGTCTACGGCTATTTCGAGGAGACGAAACTTCACCTGCTGCACCAGGGGGATCAGGTCGACATCCGTCTTCTGGGCAACGCCCCGGTTCTGAAAGGACATATCGAGAGCCTGGCCCGCGGTATCTCCGACCATGACAATCCCACGAGCCGCGAACTCCTCTCCGACGTCAATCCTGTTTTCAACTGGGTGCGGCTGGCACAGCGGCTACCGGTGCGGATTCGACTCGATCCGCTTCCCGCGGGAGTTCAAATCGCAGCCGGCATGACCTGTACCGTCATCGTTTGTCCCCCCCTTCCTCCTAAAAAGGCCGCATCGTCCCACTAG
- a CDS encoding acetate uptake transporter produces MTANTQDAANVVAINDTTANPAPLGLLGFGMTTILLNLHNAGLFPMDSMILSMGIFYGGLGQIIVGIMEWKKNNTFGATAFTSYGLFWLTLVALIILPKTGSVPAPGDSAMTAYLVMWGAFTGVLFIGTFRMNRAMQVVFGSLTVLFFLLAAGDMTGNHMIKFIAGCEGIFCGISAVYAGLAQVINEVYGRTVAPLGLVRQPG; encoded by the coding sequence ATGACCGCAAACACGCAAGATGCTGCCAACGTTGTCGCAATCAACGACACTACGGCAAATCCGGCCCCCCTCGGACTGCTCGGCTTCGGCATGACGACCATTCTGCTTAACCTGCACAATGCGGGACTGTTTCCCATGGATTCCATGATACTCAGCATGGGTATCTTCTACGGAGGCCTCGGCCAGATCATTGTCGGCATTATGGAATGGAAGAAAAACAATACCTTTGGTGCGACCGCATTTACCTCCTACGGCCTTTTCTGGCTGACCCTGGTGGCCCTGATCATCCTGCCCAAGACGGGAAGCGTACCGGCGCCTGGCGACTCGGCAATGACCGCCTACCTCGTGATGTGGGGCGCTTTTACCGGGGTGCTCTTTATCGGCACCTTTCGAATGAACAGGGCCATGCAGGTCGTGTTCGGTTCGTTGACGGTACTGTTTTTTCTCCTCGCAGCCGGAGATATGACCGGAAACCACATGATCAAATTCATTGCCGGCTGCGAAGGGATCTTCTGCGGCATATCTGCCGTGTACGCCGGACTGGCGCAGGTGATTAACGAGGTCTATGGCAGAACGGTCGCCCCCCTCGGACTGGTTCGGCAACCGGGCTAA
- a CDS encoding acetyl-CoA hydrolase/transferase C-terminal domain-containing protein, producing MSEYGTLQERVRCRSLLDRVMKPEETIQFFKDGMSLGWSGFTPAGYPKAVPIALADHVEKNHLQGKMRFSIFSGASVGAETEDRWATLDMIDRRWPYQTGKNIAAGINEGRIRMGDKHLSLFAQDLGYGFYTKDTQSGKLDLAIIEVSAITEDGGLVPTSSGGVIPEILMACDRVIVEVNLGQPSFEGMHDNIVCNNPPHRQVLAITRADSRIGTSYVPCDPAKIIAVVESRYRDNGRAFSEQDTTSEAIANHIIDFFTHEVKAGRLPKNLLPLQSGVGSIANAVIGGLAKGPFTNLSVYTEVLQDTMLDLIDSGKLDCASSCSLSLSKDEGFPRFFANMDKYSGKILLRPLAVSNAPEPIRRLGVIAMNTPVEIDIYAHANSTLVGGTRMINGIGGSGDFLRNGFLKIMHTPSSRPSKIDPNGITCVVPHCSHIDHTEHDLDCVVTEQGLADVRGMAPKERAKRIIEKCAHPDYKPILSEYLEIATKDCIARKVGHEPQLWDRAFKMQLNLAQNGTMKIKNWDVKIDLCE from the coding sequence ATGTCTGAATACGGGACGTTGCAAGAACGGGTACGCTGTAGATCGCTGTTGGACCGGGTGATGAAACCGGAGGAAACCATTCAGTTTTTCAAGGATGGGATGAGTCTTGGCTGGTCCGGTTTCACCCCGGCGGGTTATCCCAAGGCGGTGCCGATCGCCCTTGCGGACCATGTGGAGAAGAACCATCTTCAGGGTAAAATGCGGTTTAGCATCTTCAGCGGCGCATCCGTCGGTGCGGAAACGGAGGACCGCTGGGCGACCCTCGATATGATTGACCGGCGCTGGCCCTACCAGACCGGCAAGAACATTGCGGCAGGCATCAACGAGGGGCGTATCCGGATGGGAGACAAACACCTCTCCCTGTTCGCCCAGGATCTCGGCTATGGGTTTTATACCAAGGATACGCAAAGCGGAAAGTTGGACCTGGCCATTATCGAGGTCTCCGCCATCACGGAAGATGGCGGGCTTGTGCCGACATCATCCGGCGGGGTTATCCCGGAAATCCTCATGGCGTGTGATCGCGTCATCGTCGAGGTCAATTTGGGGCAACCGTCCTTTGAGGGTATGCATGACAACATCGTCTGCAATAATCCACCGCACCGTCAGGTTCTCGCTATCACCAGGGCGGATTCAAGGATCGGCACCAGCTACGTCCCGTGTGATCCGGCCAAGATCATTGCGGTCGTGGAATCACGGTATCGCGACAACGGGCGCGCCTTTTCCGAACAGGACACCACATCCGAGGCGATAGCAAATCATATCATTGACTTCTTCACCCATGAAGTCAAGGCGGGGCGGCTGCCAAAGAACCTCCTGCCGCTCCAGTCCGGGGTCGGGTCCATCGCCAATGCGGTTATCGGCGGCTTGGCCAAGGGGCCGTTCACCAACCTCAGTGTCTACACCGAAGTGTTGCAGGACACCATGCTGGATCTGATCGACTCGGGCAAGCTGGATTGCGCTTCGTCCTGTTCGCTCTCCCTCTCCAAGGACGAAGGCTTCCCGCGCTTCTTTGCCAACATGGATAAATATTCCGGGAAGATCCTCCTGCGGCCGCTTGCGGTCTCCAACGCACCGGAACCGATCCGGCGCCTGGGGGTCATCGCCATGAATACCCCGGTGGAGATCGATATCTACGCCCACGCCAACTCCACCTTGGTCGGGGGGACCAGGATGATCAACGGGATCGGCGGTTCCGGCGATTTTCTGCGCAACGGGTTCCTGAAGATCATGCATACCCCGTCCAGCCGGCCATCGAAAATCGATCCGAACGGCATCACCTGCGTTGTGCCCCACTGCTCCCATATCGACCACACCGAACACGATCTTGACTGTGTGGTAACCGAGCAGGGACTGGCCGATGTGCGGGGGATGGCGCCGAAAGAGCGCGCGAAACGCATCATCGAAAAATGCGCCCATCCCGACTATAAGCCGATCCTCTCCGAGTACCTGGAGATTGCGACCAAAGATTGTATCGCACGGAAAGTCGGCCATGAGCCCCAGTTGTGGGATAGGGCCTTCAAGATGCAGCTGAATCTGGCCCAAAACGGCACCATGAAAATAAAGAACTGGGACGTGAAAATAGATTTGTGTGAATAG